The nucleotide window CTCGGCCCGGCGCCCACCCAGGAGTTGCTGGCGCACCACCGGCTGGTGCACGACCGACTCGCCGCCGCCGGCATCCCCCTCGCTGAGCACTACCAGCCGGGGCGCTGGGTGCCGCACTGCACGCTCTCCATGCGGGTGCCGAACGCGCTGATGGCCGCCGCGGTGCGCCGCTGCCTGGAGGTGTTACCGCTGGCCGCGACAGTGGTCGGCGCGGCGCTCACCGACCACGCCCGCGGCATCGCCCACCCGCTGCCCTGACCGTCGGCCCGTAATGTCCGGTTTGGCGGGCGACAG belongs to Micromonospora ureilytica and includes:
- a CDS encoding 2'-5' RNA ligase family protein, which gives rise to MVAAVELYLDPDATRRIRVLWDALEAEGVQSMRSLLEQRHRPHVSLTVAPRFDPERVAEALQGTVVAAPLRLDFQHAGQFVGRVLWLGPAPTQELLAHHRLVHDRLAAAGIPLAEHYQPGRWVPHCTLSMRVPNALMAAAVRRCLEVLPLAATVVGAALTDHARGIAHPLP